One Rosa chinensis cultivar Old Blush chromosome 5, RchiOBHm-V2, whole genome shotgun sequence genomic region harbors:
- the LOC112203383 gene encoding transcription factor DYT1, with protein sequence MDYCNQYLNDMEFVGSALSELGTTDQQKPGCRGGRMWGRRRHQEDDSSFKSKNLHAERRRRQKLGDRLLILRSLVPIITNMTKETIIEDSITYIKELQTNVNILQEQLFKMEASAQEALELRKDEVDAAEEMKKFGIQIGVDVAQIDGNKLWVKAIIEKKRGGFTKLVEAMTYFGFELTDTNIITSNGAMVVSSVLTIFLSWALPILFLTTKGGREGEPGGYWLAEAVRPEEVRILIELILELLNVDYLIMV encoded by the exons ATGGACTACTGCAATCAATATCTGAATGATATGGAATTTGTAGGTTCTGCATTAAGTGAATTAGGCACAACTGATCAACAAAAACCAGGCTGCAGAGGAGGCAGGATGTGGGGTCGAAGGAGACACCAAGAAGACGATTCATCATTCAAATCGAAAAACCTCCACGCCGAGAGGAGGAGAAGGCAGAAGCTCGGTGATAGGCTACTAATACTGCGTTCATTAGTCCCAATAATTACAAAT ATGACTAAAGAAACCATTATTGAGGATTCCATCACTTACATTAAGGAGCTGCAGACGAATGTGAATATCTTGCAGGAGCAGCTATTCAAGATGGAAGCATCAGCGCAAGAGGCGCTAGAGCTGAGGAAAGATGAAGTTGATGCTGCAGAAGAGATGAAGAAATTTGGGATTCAG ATAGGGGTTGATGTGGCTCAGATTGATGGGAATAAACTTTGGGTAAAGGCGATTATTGAGAAGAAAAGAGGTGGCTTCACTAAACTGGTGGAGGCCATGACGTACTTTGGCTTTGAACTCACTGATACCAATATCATAACCTCCAATGGAGCAATGGTTGTTTCATCCGTTCTAACA ATCTTTCTGAGTTGGGCTTTGCCGATTCTGTTTCTTACCActaagggagggagggagggagaacCCGGTGGTTACTGGTTAGCTGAGGCGGTGAGGCCTGAGGAAGTGAGGATCTTGATTGAGTTGATTCTTGAGCTGTTgaatgttgattacttgatcaTGGTCTGA